One Candidatus Schekmanbacteria bacterium genomic window, CCTTACTATCGATTTGAAAGTAATTATTCATATCTATTTTTTTGTTGAATCAATCTCTTCTTTACCTCTCTAAAGAGAAGACTTCATAAACCGATTAGTAGATTTGTAAGAATTTCATAAAAATACTAATTATTATATGGGGTGAATAAAAATGAATGATAATTTTTATGTGAAAAATAATAAAGAAAGAAAAGATTCTGATGATGAAAAAGAAGAAGAATTGTATGCTGACAAGGAAGAAAAAAATTCTCTTCCCCCTTATATGCGCATTTCAAATGTCGTAACCCGAATTCTTGAAAAGGATGAGAAAGTTATATCTGCAGTTTCAGCGACACGAGGTGTAAAACTTTGGGAAGCTATTGTTACAACCTGTTATGCATATACATTGAAAAGAGTCCTTCTTGTTTTTACAGACAGGCGTCTAATTGAAATTTCAATAGGTGCTGGGAATCTTTTTGCAAGCAGGATAAGGGTGGTTCAATATTCTTACATTAAAGACATCGTTTGTACAAATAGTTTTTTGAAGAAAATAACAGTCAAGTGTCGAGATGGTATTTCCTTTTCTTATGAAGGAATAAAAAAATCTGATATGGATGAAATTTCGGGGGAATTGAGAAACATTATTTTTCGAGTGCCAAGAAGTTTGGATAATCCGAGACTGAAGAATGCAGTTGACCTTTGCCCTTCCTGTTTTGAAAAACTGAATATACTTACATACAGCTGCAGTAGTTGTGGAAAAAAGTTCAAAAATGAAAAAAACTTTCTCCTTTATTCACTTCTTATCCCGGGAGGCGCATTTATTATTGCCGGTTTTTATTTTGCAGCAGCCATTAGTTTTACGGCAGAAGCCCTTTTTTTGATTGGATTCTTTTCATATATAACGAAAGTTGTTGTTGGGAGTTTAAGGCATCTGCCTTTCGCTTTTTTTTATCTTTTTCTTTTTCTTATATCAAAATTTTTAAGTTTAAAATTCTGCCTCAGCCAAATTCGCTCGTTCATTCCTTCTGAACAGTAGTTTGAAAACTGCTTTATGAGATGATGGGAGATAAGAGGTATTTGGGTCAACTCTCTGTATATACCGTCAGATAATTTTCATCTTTTTTTATAGCTGCATTCTTTTTGATTGCATATATCGCAGGTATCAGGAATTTTTTCTTTTACTTTGCCTGCATAGATACAAAAGGTTATGCTCTTTTGGGGAATCATCATACAATTTTTGGTCAAGCTTACTCCTATTTTTTCAAAGGGAATTATTTTGGCTATTTTTCTTTGTTCTTCCAATTTGAATGTTCCATAACCGGGGCTGAATCTTTTTGAGAATTCAACTTCTGTCAATCCGCATTTTTCAGCTATGATATGGTTCAATTTTCCAGCCGCATTTTCCACAATAGATGAGCCCGCAGCATCGAGGATTAAAGCTCTCGTATATTCGCCCTCAGTCTGGAGTTGAGAACTTCTTTTTTCCAATTCAGGACCTATCGTAATTAGGGCTATCAGTATATGTGAAATCTCAGACATAAAATTTTTGAATGTCATTTCAGAAAGAGAAATTCCTCCCTCGATCTCAATCCCGCTATTGGAGATGCCCACTACATTTTTGCATGTCCAAAGTCCTTGGATTTCAGAAAGAGCAAGTGCAGATTTAGATTCTTCTTCGATGATCTTTTTCAACTGTGAGGTCAGCCCTTCTTTCCCTTCTTTCCCGAATTTGAGAATTTTGTAGAACTCTTCATTGTCGATTTCAGGATTTATTTTTTTTTCTAATCTCATTCTTGATAATCCTTCTTTTAGATTCTATCAATTATAAAAGTTTATTGAGATAAAGCCAATTGTTTCTTTTTTTCTTTGAATGTTTTTCCTTGACTAATCTTATCAGAAGGTTAATATTCAGTACATCAGGGGAGCTTGTAAAAGGCTGAGAAATCCCGAAAGAGGGATGACCCTTTGAACCTGAACTGGGTAATGCCAGCGAAGGGAGAAAATGGGATAATAATAGAATATTTAAACCGAAAGCCTTTTGCTGGCTTTCGGTTTTTTCTTTGGGAAGGCGGTTGCCATAATGATAAAAATCAAGGTTAACGGTAAAGAAAAGGAATTGGAAGAAGAGATTACAATAAAGAAGCTAATTGACCTTCTTGGGTTGGCAGACCGTCCTTTGGCTGTTGAATTGAACAAGGAAGTTGTCAAAAAAGAAAATCATAACAGTGTAAGGTTGAAGGATGGGGACACCGTTGAAATAATTCATTTTGTCGGTGGTGGATAAGTATATGACAATTGCCGTTGAGCATAAACAACATTTTTAATAAGGAGATTATGATGGAAGAAGATGTTTTGGTGTTAGGAAACAAAAAGTTTAAATCACGACTATTTGTTGGTACAGGAAAATATTCGAGCTTTGAAGAAACAAAGCAGGCTCTTGAAATATCAGGTGCAGAGATTGTTACCGTTGCAGTTAGAAGGGTAAATCTTGATGACCCATCAAAGGAATCCTTGCTCGATTATATAGACAGGGAAAAATATACGATACTGCCTAATACAGCAGGCTGTTATACAGAAGAAGACGCAGTGCGAACTGCACGCCTTGCAAGGGAGGCAGGATTGTCAGATATGGTTAAGCTCGAAGTCATCGGTGATGAAAAGACGCTTTTTCCTGATAATGAAGCGCTTTTGTCTGCAACCAAAACTTTGGTTAAAGAGGGGTTCATTGTTTTGCCTTATACAAATGATGATCCCATAATGGCAAAAAAACTTGAAGATGCAGGAGCAGCCGCTGTAATGCCTTTAGGTGCTCCCATAGGTTCAGGGCTTGGGATTAGAAATCCCTACAATATAAAAATCATTCTTGAGACGGTAAAAGTGCCAGTAATTGTTGATGCAGGTGTGGGTACAGCTTCAGATGCGGCAATTGCTATGGAATTGGGATGTGATGGTGTATTGATGAATACCGGAATAGCTGGAGCAAAAAAACCTCTGCTTATGGCTGAAGCTATGAAATATGCTGTTAAAGCAGGACGTCTTGCTTATCTTGCAGGAAGAATACCAAAGAAACTATACGCAACAGCATCGAGCCCGATTACAGACATCATTGGACAGGATTGACAGAAATGACTGTTCCCTTGTTTAGACTCTGCTTGGTCACAGACAGGAAATCAGTGAATAATGGTTTGCTTGAAATTATAAGTGAGGCAGTTGAGGGAGGTGTTGATGCCGTTCAAATCAGAGAAAATGATTTGAGTGCAAAAGAAATATATGAGATGGTTCTTCAGGTTAGAGAAGTTGTCAAAGATAGAGCAAAGATTATAGTCAACGACAGAATAGATGCCGCTGTTTCAGCAGGGGCAGATGGAGTTCATCTTGGCTGGAAGTCTATCCCATTGGATAAAGCCGTAGAGATAGCAAAAAGATTTTCACTGTTTGTAGGAATATCCTGCCACAGCATTGGTGAGGTAATTGAAGCTAAACAGAAGGATGCAGATTATGTTTCATTAGGCCCTATTTATGAAACTCCGTCAAAGAAAGGAATTCTATTACCCTTGGGTTTGGAGGAAATAAAAAAGGTCAAAGATAGAGTTAATATTCATTTGACTGCTATAGGCGGCATTGAAGAAAGTAATTGTGATAAGGTTATCAAAGCAGGGGCTGATGCAGTATCAGTTATTCGTGCCATTCAGCAAGCAGATGCCCCGTATGAATCAGCTAAAAGACTAAGAAGGATTATCGGGCAATGTTCAAAGTACTGACAATAGCGGGCTCAGATTCGTGCGGAGGCGCAGGAATACAAGCAGACCAAAGGGCTGTAAATTCTTTAGGTGGATATGCAGCTACTGTAATAACGGCTATTACATCACAGAATACAACTGGAATAAGAAGCATTTTTGCTTTGCCTGATGATATCGTAAATGACCAACTTGATGCAGTCCTTTCAGACATAAAATTTGATGCAGTGAAAACAGGTATGCTCTATTCATCATCAGTGATTGAAATTATTGCAAAGAAACTTAAAAGGTATAAAGTCAAGAATTTAGTTATTGATCCTGTAACAATCTCAAAGAGCGGCAATACTCTGTTAAAAAAGAATGCCGTTCAAAGCCTCATTTCATCTCTTATTCCTCTATCTCTCGTAATTACTCCAAACATAGAGGAAGCTGGTCTTCTTGCAGGTATGAAAATAGGAAATCTTACTGATATGAAAGTTGCGGCTAAAAAAATTTACAGAATGGGAGCAAGAAATGTCCTTATCAAAGGGGGACATTTGAAGGGTCTGCCACTGGATCTACTTTATGATGGAAAAAAATATACTCTTTATGAAGGGACACGAATCGATACGAAGAATACTCATGGAATAGGATGCGCTTTTTCTGCCATCATAGCATCTTATCTTGCAATCAACTATTCTCTTAAAGATGCCATTTCAAATGCAAAGAAAATCATAGAGAGTTCACTCAAAAATGCAGAGGATATAGGAAAGGGGCAAAGTTCTCCTGATACAAATTCCTGGGTTGTAGATGAAGCAATGTCTTACGAAGCAATAGAGGATGCAAAAAAAGCATACAACCTTTTAGCAGAAAATTCTGTAGGAGATTTGGTAGCAGAAGTTCAGATGAATATAGTTTCAGCAAAAAGAAATGCTGAGAAAGTCGATGACATTGCAGCATTTCCGGGACGCATTTTTAAGATAAATGACAAGATTTATACTCATTCCTCTCCAAGGTTAGGGGCATCGAGTCATATGGCAAGAGTTTTGTTGGCTGCTAGAAAATTTGATAAAACAATCTTCGGTGCCATAAATATAAAATATTCACCTTCTATAATTTCAGCTTGTAGAAAAGCAGGCTTGAAAGTAATGGAATTTAGTAGAAAAGATGAACCACTATCGTTTAAAAAGAAGGAAGGCCAAAGTCTTGATTGGGGAGTACAAGCTGTCTTATCGAAAACATCGGTAATGCCTGATGTAATTTTTGACAGAGGCGGAATAGGAAAGGAAGCAATGGTAAGGGTTTTTGGCAAAAGCGCAGTAGATTCAGCTCAAAAAATTTTAAAGATACAAAAATGCTTGAGGTGACCAAAGGCTTATTTTTTTAATTAAAAAATACTAATAAAGATATCGGTCGAAAGTAAAAAGATATTCTGAGACATATTTGTTTAAAAATGCTATGAAAGAAAAGTAGTGAAACTTTAATTCAATAATACAGGAGAAGGATTCTTTAGGAAAATGCAAACACTTATAAAAAAAAAAAAAAAGGGGATAATTACTGATAGTGTAAAGTCGGTGTCTCTATACGAAGGGGTATCCCCGGAGGAGATTGCTGCAAAGATCATCGAAGGCAAGGTAATTATTCCTTACAACAGCAAAAGAAAAAAGAAGATTGAACCAAGGGGAGTAGGGGAGGGATTGTTTACTAAAGTAAACGCAAACATAGGAACATCTCCTGAACGAGAAAAGATCGATGATGAAATCAAGAAGGTCAAAGTAGCCATATCTGCTGGAGCGGACTCCATAATGGACTTGAGTACCGGGAAAAATGCACGCAAGACTTTAAAAAGAGTTATTGCAGAAAGCAATGTAATGGTGGGGACAGTTCCTATATACCTTGCAGCAGTTGATGCTTTCAATAGCGAAAAATCCATAAAGGATATAACAAAAGAAGATTTTTTCCGTGCTGTAGAAGAACAGTTAAAAGAAGGAGTTGATTTTGTCACGATTCACTGTGGCATAACACTGCGTACTCTTGAATCTCTAAAAACAAGCGGAAGGATAACAGGTATCGTAAGTCGAGGTGGTTCTATACTCGCAAAATGGATGACACATAATGAAAGAGAAAATCCTTTCTATGAAGATTATAGCCGTCTCGTTGAACTTTTAAAGAAATATGATGCCGCAATAAGCTTGGGTGATGGCTTGAGACCCGGATGTTTGGCAGATGCAACGGATAGGCCGCAAGTGCAGGAATTGGTTCATCTTGGAGAATTGGCAAAGGAAGCCTTTGAGGAAGGTGTACAGGTTATGATTGAAGGTCCGGGACATGTTCCCCTTGACCAAATTGAAACAAATATCAAACTTCAGAAAAAGATGTGCAATGGTGCTCCTTTCTATGTATTGGGCCCGCTTGTTACTGATATAGCGCCGGGTTATGACCATATTACATCTGCAATAGGCGGAGCTTATGCAGGTATGTATGGGGCAGATTTTCTATGCTATGTGACACCTTCTGAGCATCTTCGACTGCCAACTGTAGAAGATGTGAAAGAAGCTGTAATTGTGGCGAGGATAGCTGCTCATGCAGCAGATATAGCAAAAGGCAAAAAAGGTGCTATTGAGCGCGATAACCAAATGGCTGCAGCAAGGAAACGGCTTGATTGGGATAAGCAGATTGAGCTGTCAATTGATCCGGAAAAAGCATCAAATATGAGAAAATCATCGATGCCCCAATCTCCTGATGTGTGCACTATGTGTGGGGTTTTTTGTTCTATGAAAGAAAATCCACAAGAGGATATTGAGAAAAAACGAAAAATGAAATGATTGTATAACTAAACTATCGCAATATTGATATGAAAAGGAATATTATTTTCTTGAAGATACTTTCCTTGTTGCTCTTTGGCTTCATATTGTGGAATGGTGTGCAAGGTGATTTGTATGGCAAAAAAAACAGGGAAAAGATATGGCTTGAACTCAATAATCCAAAATCTCTCGTCAAATTGGATGAAAATAAAGTACCTCTTTCCTTTGTTCCTCTCGTGAATAATTTTTATAAAGCAGTGGTGAATATAAATACTGTTTTTCTCAGCAAGGAAGATGATTCATACCATAACTTTTTGAAATCAGAAGAAGAAGAAGGAATTCCCTTTGATGACCTTTTAGAGAATTTCAATAAGAAAGATAGAAGCAAATATTATCGAAGGGTCAACTTGGGGTCAGGTTTTGTTATAAATCCCGATGGCTATATTCTGACTAACAATCATGTAATCAAGGGTGCCACCAAGATCAATGTAACATTTTGGAATAAAGAGGAATATGAAGCCCGCATTATTGGACGAGATGTTGACAATGACATTGCACTGCTGAAGATTGATGTTACAAAAAAGATAAATTATGTTCCTCTTGGCAGTTCCAACCTGTTGAATGTAGGTGAATGGGTTGTGGCAATTGGCAATCCTTATGGTTTGAGCCATTCGATTACAGCAGGGATTGTGAGTGCAAAAGGTCGAATAATAGGCATTGACCCCGTCCATACATTCATTCAGACAGATGCTGCCATAAATCCTGGCAACAGTGGAGGTCCTTTATTCAATATTTATGGTGAGGTAGTTGGAATAAACACAGCGATTATTGCAAACGGAACAGGTATAGGCTTTGCAATTCCTGTGGACAGAGTAAAAAGAGTATTGGAAAAGATTGTTCCGGAAAATTCGATAGACAGGTCATGGTTGGGGATAAGAATTCAACCCTTGGATAAATTGATGTCAAAAAGTTTTGGAATAAAGGGAAGGAAGGGTGTGTTGGTTGGCGATGTTGTATTGGGGAGTCCTGCAAACAGAGCAGGTATAAAGACTGGTGATGTGATTTTTGCATTCAATGGTAAGGAAGTAACTTCATGCAGACAACTTTTTTTTCAAGTTGAAAAATCAGCCCCTGATTCTCCTTCGGAAGTTCAGATTTACCGCAATGGATCTTTGAAAACGATTCAAGTTGTTCCTGAAAAGATATCAAGAAGATTTATTGTGCGCTCCTCTGCCGACTTGACAAATTTATTGGGAATTGAAGTGGAAGAGATACCTAATGGATATTTTCCTGAAAAAGAAAGAAAGATAGAGGGAGTCTTTGTAAAAACAGTTGACAGGGGAAGTGTGGCTTATCGAGCAGGAATAAATGAAGGCGACATAGTGATGTGGATAAATGGAAGAGACATAAGAAATTTAGAGGAATTTGATAAAACAATAGACTTTCTCGAGAAATATGAAAATATAGTT contains:
- the thiS gene encoding sulfur carrier protein ThiS, producing MKIKVNGKEKELEEEITIKKLIDLLGLADRPLAVELNKEVVKKENHNSVRLKDGDTVEIIHFVGGG
- a CDS encoding thiazole synthase — translated: MMEEDVLVLGNKKFKSRLFVGTGKYSSFEETKQALEISGAEIVTVAVRRVNLDDPSKESLLDYIDREKYTILPNTAGCYTEEDAVRTARLAREAGLSDMVKLEVIGDEKTLFPDNEALLSATKTLVKEGFIVLPYTNDDPIMAKKLEDAGAAAVMPLGAPIGSGLGIRNPYNIKIILETVKVPVIVDAGVGTASDAAIAMELGCDGVLMNTGIAGAKKPLLMAEAMKYAVKAGRLAYLAGRIPKKLYATASSPITDIIGQD
- the thiE gene encoding thiamine phosphate synthase gives rise to the protein MTEMTVPLFRLCLVTDRKSVNNGLLEIISEAVEGGVDAVQIRENDLSAKEIYEMVLQVREVVKDRAKIIVNDRIDAAVSAGADGVHLGWKSIPLDKAVEIAKRFSLFVGISCHSIGEVIEAKQKDADYVSLGPIYETPSKKGILLPLGLEEIKKVKDRVNIHLTAIGGIEESNCDKVIKAGADAVSVIRAIQQADAPYESAKRLRRIIGQCSKY
- the thiD gene encoding bifunctional hydroxymethylpyrimidine kinase/phosphomethylpyrimidine kinase; translated protein: MFKVLTIAGSDSCGGAGIQADQRAVNSLGGYAATVITAITSQNTTGIRSIFALPDDIVNDQLDAVLSDIKFDAVKTGMLYSSSVIEIIAKKLKRYKVKNLVIDPVTISKSGNTLLKKNAVQSLISSLIPLSLVITPNIEEAGLLAGMKIGNLTDMKVAAKKIYRMGARNVLIKGGHLKGLPLDLLYDGKKYTLYEGTRIDTKNTHGIGCAFSAIIASYLAINYSLKDAISNAKKIIESSLKNAEDIGKGQSSPDTNSWVVDEAMSYEAIEDAKKAYNLLAENSVGDLVAEVQMNIVSAKRNAEKVDDIAAFPGRIFKINDKIYTHSSPRLGASSHMARVLLAARKFDKTIFGAINIKYSPSIISACRKAGLKVMEFSRKDEPLSFKKKEGQSLDWGVQAVLSKTSVMPDVIFDRGGIGKEAMVRVFGKSAVDSAQKILKIQKCLR
- the thiC gene encoding phosphomethylpyrimidine synthase ThiC → MQTLIKKKKKGIITDSVKSVSLYEGVSPEEIAAKIIEGKVIIPYNSKRKKKIEPRGVGEGLFTKVNANIGTSPEREKIDDEIKKVKVAISAGADSIMDLSTGKNARKTLKRVIAESNVMVGTVPIYLAAVDAFNSEKSIKDITKEDFFRAVEEQLKEGVDFVTIHCGITLRTLESLKTSGRITGIVSRGGSILAKWMTHNERENPFYEDYSRLVELLKKYDAAISLGDGLRPGCLADATDRPQVQELVHLGELAKEAFEEGVQVMIEGPGHVPLDQIETNIKLQKKMCNGAPFYVLGPLVTDIAPGYDHITSAIGGAYAGMYGADFLCYVTPSEHLRLPTVEDVKEAVIVARIAAHAADIAKGKKGAIERDNQMAAARKRLDWDKQIELSIDPEKASNMRKSSMPQSPDVCTMCGVFCSMKENPQEDIEKKRKMK
- a CDS encoding Do family serine endopeptidase — its product is MKRNIIFLKILSLLLFGFILWNGVQGDLYGKKNREKIWLELNNPKSLVKLDENKVPLSFVPLVNNFYKAVVNINTVFLSKEDDSYHNFLKSEEEEGIPFDDLLENFNKKDRSKYYRRVNLGSGFVINPDGYILTNNHVIKGATKINVTFWNKEEYEARIIGRDVDNDIALLKIDVTKKINYVPLGSSNLLNVGEWVVAIGNPYGLSHSITAGIVSAKGRIIGIDPVHTFIQTDAAINPGNSGGPLFNIYGEVVGINTAIIANGTGIGFAIPVDRVKRVLEKIVPENSIDRSWLGIRIQPLDKLMSKSFGIKGRKGVLVGDVVLGSPANRAGIKTGDVIFAFNGKEVTSCRQLFFQVEKSAPDSPSEVQIYRNGSLKTIQVVPEKISRRFIVRSSADLTNLLGIEVEEIPNGYFPEKERKIEGVFVKTVDRGSVAYRAGINEGDIVMWINGRDIRNLEEFDKTIDFLEKYENIVFLLYRNGHTFYSVASRKG